A DNA window from Salvelinus sp. IW2-2015 linkage group LG4q.1:29, ASM291031v2, whole genome shotgun sequence contains the following coding sequences:
- the LOC111960914 gene encoding uncharacterized protein: protein MTESKPHPHASPPLPHLTHQPPTHPTHHHPHPRITTPHPTPRITPPPTPRSPPHPPRITTPTPPPRITTLPHPTHHHPTTPTITTPTPAPPQPTPPQAPPPPHITTLPQPHPNPTHHQPHPTPRITTLPQPHPKPPTITSPTPPPRITTPTPAPPSPAPPHPTHHHPYPSHPKPTHHQPHPTPRITTPTPAPPQPHPSPAHPTHTSPPTPTPPNTSHTPAPPITTQPHPTHQPL from the exons ATGACAGAGTCCAAA CCCCACCCCCATGCATCACCACCCCTACCCCACCTCACGCATCAACCACCTACCCACCCCACGCATCACCACCCCCACCCACGCATCACCACTCCCCACCCCACACCACGCAtcacacccccacccaccccacgatcaccaccccaccccccccgcaTCACCACCCCTACCCCACCCCCACGCATCACCACCCTACCCCACCCCACGCATCACCACCCTACCACCCCCACCATCACCACCCCTACCCCAGCCCCACCCCAGCCCACCCCACCCCAagccccacccccaccacacatCACCACCCTACCCCAGCCCCACCCCAACCCCACCCATCACcagccccaccccaccccacgcATCACCACCCTACCCCAGCCCCACCCCAAACCACCCACCATCACcagccccaccccacccccacgcATCACCACCCCTACCCCAGCCCCACCCTCACcagccccaccccaccccacgcATCACCACCCCTACCCCAGCCACCCCAAACCCACCCATCACcagccccaccccaccccacgcATCACCACCCCTACCCCAGCCCCACCCCAACCCCACCCATCACCAGCCCACCCCACCCACACAtcaccacccacacccaccccacccaacaccagccacaccccagccCCACCAATCACCACCCAACCCCACCCCACCCATCAACCATTGTGA